TCTGTATGGGGCTTCTCGCGTTTACCGGCTTTTTATTATCCGCTTGTCTGCTTCCCCCAAAAAGCTCAGAAAAAATTATCAAAATCAAAGAAAAACCGGCAAGCTGGAGACAGCTATTAAAGAACAGAAATATTGCCGGACTTTTTGTTTTCAGATTTTCCTATGCAGCATGTATCGGGATTATATGGGGCTTTCTTCCTGTATTTGCAGACTTGAAGTTTTCTATTTCCAGTTCATCGATCGGGATTCTTGTTATGACAGGGGTTTTTGTAAGCGGATCCTTGAATATGCCGATGGGTTATCTGGCGGACAGGCTTAACAAAAAAGCCATGGTTGTAACCGGTGGATTGATAATCAGCCTGGCCCTTTATTCATTTCTATGGGCAGGCGGTTTTAAGGGCCTGTTTTTAGCGAATCTCTTTTTCGGAGTCGGAGGGGGCATATCAATATCGGCGCTCATGGCAATGGCCTTATTAAAGGGGAATAAAACTAAAGCCATGGGATCGGTTATGGGGCTGATGACAATGGCGCACAGCCTGGGAATGACGCTGGGGTCCCTTTTCGCCGGCCTGATGATGGATGCCTTTGACCTTGATCTGGCATTTCCTTTTGGAGCCATTATTATGTTTTTGGGAGTTGTTCTTTTCTTTATTTTCACATATAAAAAGAAGGTTGAAACTTCTCTGCTTATAACGCAAGAGGGATAGAGAATAATTTTGAATTTTGAGTGTTGAATTTTGAGTTGAAGGAATTAGGGATAATTTTGAATTAAAAACGATTTTTCTCTGTGGTCTCTGAATAATTACTATGAAACTGTCTTTTTCAGATAAAAGTTTGTATAAAATAAAAGAAAAGATTGAGGCCGGGATTCGCCTTGGCCCTGAAGACGGCATTGTCCTGTATAAAACCAATGACCTGACAGGTGTTGGACGTCTGGCAGACATGGTTCGCCGCAAAAAACATGATCGCAAAGCCTACTATGTGTACAACCAGCATATAAATTACACAAACATCTGTTTGAACCACTGTTTGTTTTGCGCGTATTCCAGAAATGAGGGTGAAAAGGATGCCTTTACATTCTCAATTGATGATGTAAAGGCAAAACTTCTGGAACGGATCGACGAACCGGTTCGCGAATTACATGTTGTTGGCGGCCTTAATCCTTCCCTTTCGTTTGATTATTATCTTGATCTGTTAAAAACCATTAAAGAGATCCGGCCGAATGCAACCATCAAGGCGTTTACCGCTGTTGAGATAGATTATATTTCCAGGATTGCGAATCTGTCTCTGGATGAAACTATAATCAAGCTGAAAAACGCCGGTCTTTCAATGACCCCGGGTGGCGGCGCGGAAGTAATGAGCAACAGGGTTAAAAAAAGACTCTTCCCTAAAAAGATAGACGGCAAAAGATGGCTTGAAATAATGGAAAAGCTGCACGGCGCGGGCATTATTTCAAACGCAACAATGCTTTACGGCCATATTGAAACCATTGAAGAACGCGTAGATCACCTTATCAGATTAAGAGATCTGCAGGATAAAACAGGCGGTTTTTCGGCCTTTATTCCCCTTGCCTTTCATTCAAAAAACACAAAATTATCACAACTTCCAGCCACCACAGCCTTTGACGACTTAAAGAATGTGGCAACAGCCCGCCTCATGCTTGATAATTTTGATCATATCAAGGCGTACTGGGTTATGATAGGAGAAAAACTGGCGCAGGTCGCCCTTTACTTTGGGGCGGATGATCTGGATGGAACCATACTAGAAGAAAAGATTACACATATGGCCGGCGCGAAATCGGCAAAAGGATTGCCCCGCGAACAGATAAAACATCTTATATCTTCGGCAGGGTTTACTCCTGTTGAGCGGGATTCTTTTTATAATCCTGTTTAAGATATTTTACCACGAAGCACACGAAGAACAGAAGATGCTTATGAATTCTATTTGCAAGATTACTGAAAAGGTCGCCTTAAACGAGCGTATCAACGATAAAGAGGCTCTTACACTTTTTACTGATGCCGACACTCTTGTTCTGGCCGACCTGGCCGATAAAAGAAGAAAAACCCTTCATCCCGAGCCTGTTGTTACCTATGTGGTTGACCGGAATATCAATTATACCAATGTATGCGTGTCAGGCTGCCTGTTTTGCGCCTTTTACCGCCCCCTGAACCATCCTGATGCATATATTATCTCAAAAGAGGAGTTGAAAAAAAAGATCGAAGAAACACTCAGCCTCGGTGGAACACAGATACTGCTTCAGGGAGGGATGCATCCGTCGCTGGATTTAGATTTTTACACAGACCTTTTACGCTATATCAAGGAGAATTTCTCTATCCATATTCACGGTTTTTCGCCGCCGGAAATAGCCTTTTTATCGG
Above is a window of Anaerolineae bacterium DNA encoding:
- a CDS encoding MFS transporter — encoded protein: MNKLNKRIFGTLFFSIFATVTGVGIVVPLLPVYAHNLGASGIYIGLIFGVFSLSRTLFLPYFGGLSDKKGRKPFIVAGLFLYSFISFAFLLADNVQSLIIIRFFQGISSAMMMPVILAYVGDITPANREGLTMGLFNMSMFFGLSLGPLIGGALKDRFNMDASFICMGLLAFTGFLLSACLLPPKSSEKIIKIKEKPASWRQLLKNRNIAGLFVFRFSYAACIGIIWGFLPVFADLKFSISSSSIGILVMTGVFVSGSLNMPMGYLADRLNKKAMVVTGGLIISLALYSFLWAGGFKGLFLANLFFGVGGGISISALMAMALLKGNKTKAMGSVMGLMTMAHSLGMTLGSLFAGLMMDAFDLDLAFPFGAIIMFLGVVLFFIFTYKKKVETSLLITQEG
- the mqnE gene encoding aminofutalosine synthase MqnE yields the protein MKLSFSDKSLYKIKEKIEAGIRLGPEDGIVLYKTNDLTGVGRLADMVRRKKHDRKAYYVYNQHINYTNICLNHCLFCAYSRNEGEKDAFTFSIDDVKAKLLERIDEPVRELHVVGGLNPSLSFDYYLDLLKTIKEIRPNATIKAFTAVEIDYISRIANLSLDETIIKLKNAGLSMTPGGGAEVMSNRVKKRLFPKKIDGKRWLEIMEKLHGAGIISNATMLYGHIETIEERVDHLIRLRDLQDKTGGFSAFIPLAFHSKNTKLSQLPATTAFDDLKNVATARLMLDNFDHIKAYWVMIGEKLAQVALYFGADDLDGTILEEKITHMAGAKSAKGLPREQIKHLISSAGFTPVERDSFYNPV